One window of Helicoverpa zea isolate HzStark_Cry1AcR chromosome 12, ilHelZeax1.1, whole genome shotgun sequence genomic DNA carries:
- the LOC124635154 gene encoding glutamate-rich WD repeat-containing protein 1, whose product MSANEAEDQMEASSSEGEDEVMEGEEEDDDRPKTYLPGQPLKEDERLVCDQSAYVMLHQAQTGAPCLSFDIVPDNLGNDRNEYPMTAYLVSGTQASSAHLNNLLVIKMSNLHQTSKAEDEEESDEEDDDDDEEEDEEKKPQMTFSFIKHQGCVNRIRATSFRNSVLAASWSELGRVDIWNITQQLQAVDDPTLLERYNLDTVNNPVRPLYSFNGHQQEGFGIDWCPTELGVLATGDCRRDIHIWKPNQAGTWEVDQRPLVGHTSSVEDIQWSPNERNVVASCSVDKSIRIWDTRAAPHKACMLAVENAHQSDVNVISWNSKEPFIASGGDDGFLHIWDLRQLASKTPVGTFKHHTAPITSVEWHWTEPSVLASSGEDHQVALWDLAVERDDDDVVDEELKNLPPQLLFIHQGQSDIKELHWHKQMPGVMVTTAHTGFNIFKTISV is encoded by the exons ATGTCGGCTAATGAAGCAGAAGACCAGATGGAGGCTAGTTCCTCTGAAGGTGAAGATGAGGTTATGGAAGGAGAGGAAGAGGACGATGACCGTCCCAAGACTTATCTCCCAGGACAACCTCTGAAGGAAGACGAGCGGCTAGTGTGTGACCAGTCGGCCTATGTGATGCTACATCAAGCTCAGACTGGCGCCCCTTGTCTAAGCTTCGACATTGTTCCTGATAATCTTGGTAACGACAGGAATGAGTACCCGATGACCGCTTATTTGGTTTCCGGCACTCAGGCTTCCAGTGCACATTTAAATAA tttgttagTGATCAAGATGTCAAACTTGCACCAAACATCGAAAGCTGAAGATGAGGAAGAATCTGACGAAgaagacgatgatgatgatgaggaggAGGATGAAGAGAAAAAGCCACAAATGACATTCTCTTTCATCAAGCACCAGGGCTGTGTCAATAGAATTAGG GCAACAAGTTTCAGAAATTCAGTTCTAGCTGCAAGTTGGTCTGAATTAGGCAGAGTAGATATTTGGAACATAACACAACAATTACAAGCAGTGGATGACCCTACTCTACTGGAACGTTACAACCTGGATACTGTTAATAATCCTGTCAGACCTCTTTACTCATTCAATGGACACCAGCAAGAAGGATTTGGAATAGATTGGTGTCCCACAGAACTTGGT GTGCTGGCAACTGGTGACTGCAGGAGAGATATACACATTTGGAAGCCCAACCAGGCTGGTACTTGGGAAGTAGACCAGAGGCCTCTAGTGGGACACACTAGCTCTGTTGAAGATATACAGTGGTCACCTAATGAGAG GAATGTAGTAGCATCCTGTTCTGTAGATAAATCAATAAGAATATGGGACACAAGAGCAGCTCCTCACAAAGCCTGCATGCTGGCAGTTGAGAATGCTCATCAAAGTGATGTCAATGTTATTTCATGGAATAGTAAAGAGCCATTCATTGCAAGTG GTGGAGATGATGGATTCCTTCACATTTGGGATTTAAGGCAATTGGCAAGCAAAACCCCAGTGGGTACTTTCAAGCACCACACAGCGCCTATTACCTCGGTAGAGTGGCACTGGACTGAACCCAGTGTTCTGGCGTCTAGTGGTGAAGACCATCAGGTTGCTCTTTGGGACTTAGCTGTAGAGCGGGATGATGATGACGTGGTTGATGAAGAATTGAAG AACCTACCACCACAGCTTCTATTCATCCATCAAGGACAGAGTGATATAAAAGAATTGCACTGGCACAAACAAATGCCAGGAGTCATGGTGACAACAGCACACACTGGATTTAATATATTCAAAACTATTAGTgtatga
- the LOC124635150 gene encoding mismatch repair endonuclease PMS2, which produces MDIIKPIATDTVHKICSGQVVVSLAVAVKELVENSLDAGATTIDIRFKNYGIDLIEVSDNGTGVTEDNFAALTLKYHTSKLSEYSDLLGVTSFGFRGEALSSLCSLANLTITTRHKDCEYATKLEYDHKGNITKQSPCSRQVGTTVTLTNLFSSLPVRQKEFHKNAKREFNKMTQLLYAYCLISVGVKITCYNQTSSNPKSLVVGTQGQGSSYKDNIASVFGVKQLQTLLEIKPEYGTNIKDNIFKGLSGEVQENNETAEIEDIEIDLSEDSNDADKADATNNDINASQKSQGHKNIVKPIEFTGFISSCAHGSGRSSTDRQFYYVNSRPCEPTKIIKVINEIYRQYNSNQYPFVFLNVEMERTTVDVNVTPDKRKIFLTKEKIIMDILKNSLVKLFETIPSTLKIESTPNFCIKESKDVKPELKQARVFNSFLQQFQNKTKLANSVSTDDNESTKVELKRKSTTMLDFVSSKTKKTDFIKVEEDFEETVDQEEEVEDKNNESADILESEDEELESCDSVKQNDNTREINENKVIDVDNKSSAEDDNKSSAEDDNKSSAKDDKKKIMYLDFTEDLPTTQIRDLSNVVIEKSYTTNCNMKAIKTKANTSSCEVKERTPKKQKIVTDKEDLGKNNRKSVILNTSLEHVKALTSMYVNNKRESAPTRVKFKSEINPVFNKKCEEELTKEISKDSFKKMHVIGQFNLGFIITQLEDDLFIIDQHATDEIYNFETLQKTTELTSQKLVIPQQLELAGANEQILMDNLDVFKKNGFTFEINEEALPTKRVKLLTLPMSKNWIFGKEDIEELLFMLRESPSEYCRPSRVRAMFASRACRKSVMIGTALSKADMKKLVDHMAEIDKPWNCPHGRPTIRHLVNLAMVHTKDRLDT; this is translated from the exons ATGGATATTATTAAGCCTATTGCTACTGATACAGTTCACAAAATATGTTCGGGACAG GTTGTGGTGAGTCTAGCAGTGGCTGTGAAAGAACTGGTGGAAAATTCTTTAGATGCTGGAGCAACTACTATTGATataagatttaaaaattatggGATTGATCTGATTGAAGTGTCAGACAATGGTACAGGTGTTACTGAAGATAACTTTGCTGCTTTGA CTTTAAAGTATCACACATCAAAATTAAGTGAATATTCAGATCTACTTGGAGTGACAAGTTTTGGCTTCAGAGGAGAAGCTCTCAGTTCATTATGTTCACTAGCCAATCTCACAATCACTACAAGACATAAAGATTGTGAATATG CTACAAAATTGGAATATGACCACAAAGGAAACATAACAAAGCAATCACCATGTTCAAGACAAGTTGGTACAACTGTTACTTTAACAAACCTATTTTCATCTCTACCAGTAAGACAAAAAGAATTTCACAAAAATGCCAAAAGGGAGTTCAATAAAATGACACAACTACTGTATGCATATTGTTTGATATCAGTTGGAGTAAA AATTACTTGCTATAATCAGACAAGCTCCAATCCTAAGTCACTTGTTGTGGGAACACAAGGTCAAGGTTCGTCTTACAAAGACAATATAGCAAGCGTCTTTGGAGTGAAACAACTGCAAACATTACTTGAAATAAAACCTGAATATGGCACAAATATAAAAGataacattttcaaaggtttatCAGGAGAAGTTCAAGAGAACAATGAAACGGCTGAAATAGAGGATATTGAAATTGATTTATCTGAAGATTCAAATGATGCAGATAAAGCTGATGCAACTAACAATGACATAAATGCTTCACAAAAGTCTCAgggtcataaaaatattgtaaaaccaATAGAGTTTACAGGTTTTATCTCTTCTTGTGCACATGGCAGTGGACGCTCAAGCACAGACAGGCAGTTTTACTATGTCAATTCTAGACCTTGTGAGCCAACCAAGATTATCAAAGTCATTAATGAAATATACAGACAGTATAATTCAAATCAATACCCTTTTGTATTCTTGAATGTTGAAATGGAAAGAACAACCGTTGATGTAAATGTGACTCCAGATAAACGTAAAATATTCCTCACAAAAGAGAAAATTATAATGGATATACTGAAAAACTCCTTGGTAAAACTGTTTGAAACTATACCTAGCACATTAAAGATAGAATCAACTCCTAACTTTTGCATTAAAGAAAGTAAAGATGTCAAACCAGAATTGAAACAAGCAAGAGTTTTCAATTCTTTTTTGcaacaatttcaaaataaaacaaagcttGCTAATAGTGTGTCTACAGATGATAATGAATCAACAAAAGTTGAACTCAAGCGAAAATCGACAACAATGCTAGATTTCGTCTCATCAAAAACCAAGAAAACAGATTTTATAAAAGTAGAAGAAGATTTCGAAGAAACTGTTGatcaagaagaagaagttgAAGATAAGAACAATGAATCAGCTGACATCCTTGAATCTGAAGATGAAGAACTAGAGAGTTGCGATTCGGTAAAGCAGAATGATAATACAAgggaaattaatgaaaataaagtcATAGATGTTGATAACAAATCATCTGCAGAAGATGATAACAAATCATCCGCAGAAGATGATAACAAGTCATCTGCAAAAgatgataaaaagaaaataatgtatttagatTTTACTGAAGATTTGCCTACTACACAAATCAGAGATCTTTCTAATGTTGTTATAGAGAAGTCCTACACAACAAATTGTAATATGAAAgccataaaaacaaaagctaatACTTCTTCATGTGAGGTCAAAGAAAGAACACCTAAAAAGCAGAAAATTGTAACAGATAAGGAAGatttaggaaaaaataatagaaaatctgTAATTCTAAACACATCTCTAGAACATGTTAAGGCATTAACAAGTATGTATGTAAACAATAAGAGGGAATCAGCTCCAACAAGGGTCAAgtttaaaagtgaaataaatcCTGTATTCAACAAAAAATGTGAGGAAGAATTGACTAAGGAAATATCTAAAGACTCGTTCAAAAAAATGCACGTCATTGGACAGTTTAATTTAGGTTTCATAATTACGCAATTGGAAGATGATCTTTTTATAATTGATCAACACGCTACAGATgagatttataattttgaaacattacaGAAAACTACAGAGTTAACTAGTCAAAAATTGGTAAT ccCACAGCAACTTGAACTAGCTGGAGCGAATGAACAAATATTGATGGATAACTTGGATGTTTTCAAGAAGAATggttttacttttgaaatcaaTGAAGAAGCCTTGCCAACAAAGAGGGTAAAGCTTTTGACATTACCCATGTCAAAAAATTGGATTTTTGGGAAGGAAGATATAGAAGAGCTGTTATTTATGTTAAGG gaGTCTCCTTCAGAATATTGCAGACCTAGTAGGGTAAGAGCAATGTTTGCATCCAGGGCTTGTCGGAAATCAGTAATGATAGGCACAGCACTGAGCAAAGCAGATATGAAGAAGCTTGTTGACCACATGGCTGAAATAGACAAACCATGG AATTGTCCACATGGCAGACCTACAATTCGACATTTAGTAAATCTAGCTATGGTCCATACGAAGGACAGGCTTGACACCTGA
- the LOC124635155 gene encoding WW domain-binding protein 2, which produces MSLNTAHADHGVLIHARECIILFSDNVSVEFYGNDTTEFTGVKTGRMYLTTHRMIFNSKSRSEPLRSFSFPFVTLEDVTVEQPMFSANYIKGKVHAQANGNFIGEVKFKIVFKSGGAIEFGQAMLKAAHLATRHVSPSAMPPPYAPPSGPWYAAPPPAYAPPPQGYYGWVPPYTAFPDQPPPNSVFVSDNPPPYPGVMGRPYPPGTGYSGASAQDSPSPTGAGFQHGPSAPPGYPGAPAGMSGMSSNDAKAAEAAQSAYYDPNRPQTAYVPPPYNDQPPTYQESLSKKEN; this is translated from the exons ATGTCGCTAAATACGGCTCATGCCGATCACGGAGTATTGATACATGCAAGGGAATG tatcaTATTGTTTTCGGACAATGTCTCAGTTGAATTCTACGGCAATGACACCACTGAGTTCACGGGTGTCAAAACTGGGCGCATGTATTTGACAACACATCGCATGATTTTCAACTCAAAAAGCCGCTCTGAGCCATTGAGATCCTTCAGTTTCCCCTTTGTTACATTGGAAGAT gTCACTGTTGAGCAGCCAATGTTTTCTGCTAATTACATCAAGGGTAAAGTTCATGCACAAGCCAATGGTAACTTCATAGGTGAAGTAAAATTCAAGATAGTATTCAAGTCTGGAGGTGCCATTGAGTTTGGCCAGGCTATGCTGAAAGCTGCACATCTTG CAACTCGTCATGTGTCTCCGAGTGCCATGCCTCCCCCGTATGCGCCGCCTAGCGGGCCGTGGTATGCGGCGCCCCCACCGGCATACGCACCGCCTCCGCAGGGCTACTATGGATGGGTGCCTCCCTACAcg GCCTTTCCCGATCAGCCACCACCAAACTCAGTATTCGTGTCCGACAACCCCCCACCGTACCCGGGCGTGATGGGCAGGCCTTATCCGCCCGGCACTGGCTACTCCGGCGCCAGTGCCCAAGACTCTCCGTCGCCAACAGGTGCAGGATTTCAGCATGGCCCCTCCGCACCGCCTGGCTACCCTGGAGCCCCGGCTGGCATGTCCGGCATGTCCTCAAATG ATGCTAAGGCTGCAGAGGCCGCACAAAGCGCCTATTACGATCCTAACAGGCCTCAGACAGCTTACGTGCCCCCACCTTACAAc GATCAACCGCCGACTTATCAGGAGTCGTTGtcaaagaaagaaaattaa